The proteins below come from a single Cricetulus griseus strain 17A/GY chromosome 6, alternate assembly CriGri-PICRH-1.0, whole genome shotgun sequence genomic window:
- the LOC100770832 gene encoding LOW QUALITY PROTEIN: olfactory receptor 50-like isoform X2 (The sequence of the model RefSeq protein was modified relative to this genomic sequence to represent the inferred CDS: substituted 1 base at 1 genomic stop codon): MFFLLTFPFLSHFQQKTRSTNNQSSVFEFILPGLPKQPEDQDMYSALFLLMYVTTVLGNLLIILLIRLDSHLHTPMYFFLSHLAFTDISFSSVTASKILMNMLTHGQSISYTGCISXMYFFLMFGAIDNFLLTSMAYDRYVAICHPLHYTRIMSQSVCIILVIASWFLSFAGALVHTVLLARLSFFRGNTLHHFFCDLSALIKLSSSDTSINELVILIVGSLVVTVLFICILVSYGHIGATILRTPSIKGICKALCTCGSHLSVVSLYYGTIIGLYFVPSSNKTNDKDVIVSVLYTMVTPMLNPFIYSLRNWDMKGALRNILLRRMYSQ; the protein is encoded by the coding sequence ATGTTTTTCCTTCtcacatttccatttctttcccattttcagCAGAAGACAAGAAGCACAAATAACCAGAGCAGTGTATTTGAGTTCATCCTCCCGGGACTCCCCAAACAGCCAGAGGACCAAGACATGTATTCTGCCCTATTCTTGCTTATGTACGTGACAACAGTGTTAGGAAACCTTCTCATCATCCTGCTCATCAGGCTGGACTCTCACCTCCAtacccccatgtacttcttcctcagccaCTTGGCTTTCACAGACATCTCTTTCTCATCAGTCACAGCTTCAAAGATACTCATGAATATGCTGACACATGGTCAATCCATCTCATATACTGGGTGCATTTCTTAGATgtattttttcttaatgtttggGGCTATTGACAACTTCCTTTTGACCTCCATGGCCTATGACAGATATGTGGCCATCTGCCACCCCCTCCACTATACCAGAATCATGAGTCAGAGTGTCTGTATCATACTGGTCATTGCATCCTGGTTCTTATCATTTGCTGGTGCCCTTGTGCACACAGTCCTTCTAGCTCGTCTCTCTTTCTTTAGAGGTAACACTCTCCACCACTTCTTCTGTGATCTCTCTGCTTTAATTAAGCTGTCTAGCTCAGATACCTCAATCAATGAGCTGGTCATCCTCATTGTGGGATCACTAGTCGTTACTGTGCTATTCATATGCATCCTGGTCTCTTATGGCCACATTGGAGCCACCATCCTGAGAACTCCATCAATCAAGGGAATCTGCAAAGCCTTGTGCACATGTGGTTCTCACCTCTCTGTGGTTTCCCTTTATTATGGGACCATTATTGGTCTATATTTTGTCCCCTCATCTAACAAAACTAATGACAAGGATGTCATTGTGTCTGTGCTGTACACTATGGTCACACCCATGCTGAATCCCTTTATCTACAGTCTGAGGAATTGGGACATGAAAGGAGCACTGAGAAATATCCTCCTCAGGAGAATGTATTCACAGTGA